The Rhododendron vialii isolate Sample 1 chromosome 6a, ASM3025357v1 genome includes a window with the following:
- the LOC131329613 gene encoding probable long-chain-alcohol O-fatty-acyltransferase 5 yields MNSEIKNLIKVWIVSIASICYCYFIAKHIPKGLTRLISLFPILCLFLILPLDLHSFYLGGGATFCLVWLANFKLLLFSFDQGPLSDSLTNPSNTLLHFIYIALLPIKIKQDPHPKSPSNARYNRDPSSNSARNGQRSAFLPIKVLLLAMLFRAYYYRQYLHPYITWGMTCCNLYLDLEVMLATAAVLARAILGIELEPQFNEPYLATSLQDFWGQRWNLVVTGILRPAVYGPIQSMSTRMLRRSWAPLPAIMATFLVSGLMHELIFFYLTRVSPTWEVMWFFVLQGVCTAAEVAAKKAVASRWRLHRVVSGLLTLVFVVVTGVWLFFPQFTRNGLDQKGIEEFQILADFFMAGVQRTISLVRSLF; encoded by the coding sequence atgaacagTGAGATCAAGAACCTCATAAAGGTATGGATAGTGTCAATTGCATCCATTTGTTACTGTTATTTTATAGCCAAACACATCCCAAAAGGCTTAACCAGGCTCATCTCCCTCTTCCCCATCCTCTGCCTCTTCTTAATCCTCCCCTTGGATCTCCATTCCTTCTACCTTGGAGGGGGCGCAACCTTCTGCCTTGTTTGGCTTGCCAATTTCAAgctcctcctcttctcctttGACCAGGGCCCCTTATCAGATTCACTAACCAACCCATCAAATACCCTCCTCCATTTCATCTACATTGCACTATTACCCATCAAGATCAAACAAGACCCACATCCAAAATCACCATCAAATGCAAGATACAATCGGGACCCATCTTCAAATAGTGCAAGAAATGGGCAGAGATCGGCATTTTTGCCTATCAAGGTGTTGCTTTTGGCGATGTTGTTTCGTGCATACTACTATAGGCAATATTTGCACCCTTATATCACATGGGGTATGACCTGCTGCAACTTGTATTTGGATTTGGAGGTTATGCTAGCCACGGCTGCAGTCCTGGCTCGAGCCATTTTGGGCATTGAACTCGAGCCGCAGTTCAACGAGCCCTACTTGGCTACATCGCTACAGGACTTTTGGGGCCAGAGGTGGAACCTCGTGGTTACGGGTATTCTACGGCCTGCGGTATATGGCCCGATCCAGAGTATGTCAACACGTATGTTGCGCCGCAGTTGGGCTCCGCTACCTGCTATCATGGCCACTTTCTTGGTTTCGGGCCTCATGCACGAGTTAATATTCTTTTACTTGACACGTGTTAGTCCTACGTGGGAGGTAATGTGGTTCTTTGTCCTACAAGGAGTATGCACGGCAGCGGAGGTGGCAGCAAAGAAGGCCGTGGCCAGCCGATGGCGGTTGCATCGGGTGGTTTCAGGGTTGTTGACGttggtgtttgtggtggtgacTGGTGTTTGGCTGTTCTTTCCCCAGTTCACAAGGAATGGGTTGGACCAAAAGGGCATCGAAGAGTTTCAAATTCTGGCGGATTTCTTCATGGCCGGCGTCCAGAGGACCATTTCACTTGTTAGGAGCTTGTTTTAG